One genomic segment of Myxococcota bacterium includes these proteins:
- a CDS encoding aldo/keto reductase, with protein MKLRKLGRTGLKVSNLCLGTMTFGNTTWGCDEPTSARIVARFLDAGGNFVDTADVYSTGVSEEITGRAIRNKRSQVILATKVAGPMGTTPNDLGLSRKHILDAVDASLRRLGTDYLDLYQVHAYDPTTPLDETLRALDDCVRAGKVRYIGCSNFSAWQLMKATALAKELGTARFDCLQPQYSLVCRYIEREHLPLCLEEGIGVIPWSPLGGGLLTGKIGKGGAAPDGSRAAVDPMNRERFRSEKNLAIADAVKSVAQALGKTPSQIALGWCASQKGVTSPIFGARTLDQLEDNLGAADLVIPEEQAKRLDEASKLELVYPYDFHQRVRAMMGAMQLD; from the coding sequence TCGGCGCGCATCGTGGCGCGCTTCCTCGACGCCGGCGGGAACTTCGTCGACACGGCCGACGTGTACTCGACCGGTGTCTCGGAGGAGATCACGGGCCGCGCCATCCGCAACAAGCGCAGCCAGGTGATCCTCGCGACCAAGGTCGCGGGCCCCATGGGCACCACGCCCAACGACCTGGGACTCTCGCGCAAGCACATTCTCGACGCGGTCGACGCGAGCCTGCGCCGGCTGGGCACCGACTACCTCGACCTGTACCAGGTGCACGCCTACGACCCGACCACGCCGCTCGACGAGACACTGCGCGCGCTCGACGACTGCGTGCGTGCGGGCAAGGTGCGCTACATCGGCTGCTCGAACTTCTCGGCCTGGCAGCTGATGAAGGCCACCGCGCTCGCGAAGGAGCTCGGCACCGCGCGCTTCGACTGCTTGCAGCCGCAGTACTCGCTGGTGTGCCGCTACATCGAGCGCGAGCACCTGCCGCTGTGTCTCGAGGAGGGGATCGGAGTGATTCCCTGGAGCCCGCTGGGCGGCGGCCTGCTCACCGGCAAGATCGGCAAGGGCGGCGCGGCCCCCGACGGCTCGCGCGCGGCGGTCGACCCGATGAACCGCGAGCGCTTCCGCTCGGAGAAGAACCTGGCGATCGCCGACGCCGTGAAGTCGGTGGCGCAGGCGCTGGGCAAGACCCCCAGTCAGATCGCGCTGGGCTGGTGCGCGTCGCAGAAGGGAGTCACTTCGCCGATCTTCGGCGCGCGCACGCTCGACCAGCTCGAAGACAATCTGGGCGCGGCCGACCTGGTGATTCCCGAGGAGCAGGCCAAGCGCCTGGACGAAGCCTCGAAGCTCGAGCTCGTCTACCCCTACGACTTCCACCAGCGCGTGCGCGCCATGATGGGCGCGATGCAGCTCGACTGA
- a CDS encoding tetratricopeptide repeat protein, translating to MTPENHRTLALLAGAATVVAAGSFLLFHSPRVAKPIAAAAPAAEAPVTLEYVGSDLCGTCHGPEAGAWRESQHARAMQTADPSHVLAATVGGPLRAKNGRYSMAVNGPDGKPGTFPVKYTFGLDPLQQYLIELPGGRLQAYTWAWDVRARRWFDLYPHEKLVAGDELHWTGRQQNWNYMCADCHSTDVRKRYDPASGSFDTRFAEISVGCESCHGPGSRHVAWMRARRTDGTGLSVSLRERVGVQWTPSPISGTAARSAPRKTETEIEMCAQCHSRRSQIAEGYRAGAPFLDHYRPAFLTPPLYHSDGQQRDEVYTWGSFLQSKMYAKGVTCSDCHEPHSSGLRVEGNGLCAQCHDRARFDTRAHHHHSPSSAGAACVACHMPATTYMQIDPRRDHSLRVPRPAEAVALGVPQPCESCHKGKGAAWAAATVRAWTGHDPSGFQRFAAVFHDAELDKPGSAKSLAALASDAAQPAIVRASALERLEGAVDPAVTDAVTQGVQDPSALVRLAAIDVAARLPQSPRAVALLPLLSDPTLAVRISAADALAELGDSQVPEARRAARTRAAEEYVAAQRYAADRPEARVNLGTYYARREEYDAAQLEFRAALALDPKWVPAYVNGADAFRAQGRDDEAKRVLEEARSRAPANADVEYALGLTEVRLRERDKAIDALQRAVKLGPDQPRYTYTLAIALHSFERTPDALRLLDAAAKKWPANRNVLLARATILRDSGQRDPARKAAEDLLRAYPGDEDAQALIEQLSAK from the coding sequence TTGACCCCAGAGAACCACCGCACGCTCGCGCTCCTGGCCGGCGCAGCCACAGTCGTCGCGGCCGGCTCGTTCCTGCTCTTCCACTCGCCGCGCGTCGCCAAGCCCATCGCGGCGGCCGCGCCCGCAGCGGAGGCGCCGGTCACGCTCGAGTACGTGGGCAGCGACCTGTGCGGGACCTGCCACGGCCCGGAGGCCGGCGCCTGGCGGGAGTCACAGCATGCGCGTGCCATGCAGACCGCCGACCCGAGTCACGTGCTGGCCGCCACGGTCGGCGGCCCGCTGCGCGCGAAGAACGGCCGCTACTCGATGGCGGTCAACGGGCCCGACGGCAAGCCCGGCACCTTCCCGGTGAAGTACACCTTCGGCCTCGACCCGCTGCAGCAGTATCTGATCGAGCTGCCCGGCGGGCGGCTGCAGGCCTACACCTGGGCCTGGGACGTGCGCGCGCGGCGCTGGTTCGACCTGTACCCGCACGAGAAGCTCGTGGCCGGCGACGAGCTGCACTGGACCGGCCGGCAACAGAACTGGAACTACATGTGCGCCGACTGTCACTCGACCGACGTGCGCAAGCGCTACGACCCGGCGAGCGGCAGCTTCGATACGCGCTTCGCCGAGATCTCGGTCGGCTGCGAGTCGTGCCACGGGCCGGGCTCGCGCCACGTCGCCTGGATGCGGGCGCGCCGCACCGATGGCACGGGGCTGTCGGTGTCGTTGCGCGAGCGCGTCGGCGTGCAGTGGACCCCGAGCCCGATCAGCGGCACGGCCGCGCGCAGCGCGCCGCGCAAGACCGAGACCGAGATCGAGATGTGCGCGCAGTGTCACTCGCGGCGCTCGCAGATTGCCGAAGGCTACCGTGCGGGCGCGCCCTTCCTCGACCACTACCGTCCGGCGTTCCTGACTCCGCCCCTCTACCACTCCGACGGCCAGCAGCGCGACGAGGTGTACACCTGGGGCTCGTTCCTGCAGAGCAAGATGTACGCGAAGGGAGTCACGTGCAGCGACTGCCACGAGCCGCATTCGTCCGGCCTGCGCGTCGAAGGCAACGGCCTGTGCGCGCAGTGCCACGACCGAGCGCGTTTCGACACCCGCGCGCACCACCACCACTCGCCCAGCTCCGCGGGCGCGGCGTGCGTGGCGTGTCACATGCCGGCCACGACGTACATGCAGATCGATCCGCGCCGCGACCACAGCCTGCGCGTGCCTCGCCCGGCCGAGGCGGTCGCCCTGGGCGTGCCGCAGCCCTGTGAGTCGTGCCACAAGGGCAAGGGGGCGGCCTGGGCGGCCGCCACGGTGCGCGCCTGGACCGGGCACGACCCCAGCGGCTTCCAGCGCTTCGCCGCGGTCTTCCACGACGCCGAGCTCGACAAGCCGGGCTCGGCGAAGTCACTCGCCGCGCTGGCGTCCGATGCGGCGCAGCCGGCGATCGTGCGCGCCTCGGCGCTGGAACGGCTCGAGGGCGCGGTCGACCCGGCGGTGACCGACGCGGTGACCCAGGGGGTGCAGGACCCGAGCGCGCTGGTGCGGCTCGCCGCGATCGACGTGGCCGCGCGCCTCCCGCAGTCGCCGCGCGCGGTCGCGCTGCTTCCGCTGCTCTCCGACCCGACCCTGGCCGTGCGCATCTCCGCGGCCGACGCGCTGGCCGAGCTCGGCGACTCACAGGTGCCCGAGGCACGGCGCGCCGCTCGCACGCGCGCTGCCGAGGAGTACGTCGCGGCGCAGCGCTACGCGGCCGACCGGCCCGAGGCGCGCGTGAACCTGGGCACCTACTACGCGCGCCGCGAGGAGTACGACGCGGCCCAGCTCGAGTTCCGCGCCGCGCTGGCGCTCGACCCGAAGTGGGTCCCCGCGTACGTGAACGGGGCCGACGCGTTCCGCGCCCAGGGCCGCGACGACGAGGCGAAGCGCGTGCTCGAGGAGGCGCGCAGCCGCGCCCCCGCCAACGCGGACGTGGAGTACGCGCTGGGGCTCACCGAGGTGCGGCTGCGCGAGCGCGACAAGGCCATCGACGCGCTGCAGCGCGCGGTGAAGCTCGGCCCCGACCAGCCGAGATACACCTACACCCTGGCGATCGCGCTCCACTCCTTCGAGCGCACGCCCGACGCGCTGCGCCTGCTCGACGCCGCGGCGAAGAAGTGGCCCGCCAACCGCAACGTGCTGCTGGCGCGCGCCACGATCCTGCGCGACTCGGGCCAGCGCGATCCGGCGCGCAAGGCCGCCGAGGACCTGCTGCGCGCCTACCCGGGCGACGAGGACGCGCAGGCGCTGATCGAGCAGCTCAGCGCGAAGTGA